One segment of Polyangiaceae bacterium DNA contains the following:
- a CDS encoding PhoH family protein, translating into MNAPPYSESLEVENTSVLMALSGPQSELLGELSRQSGAEVSLRGNTIYLSGEERDVRVAHRFLSDVAHLVSKGYEIGPNDVARTVRGLRDDPQSTLIDLIDEVVLITPRRKPIAPKGQAQRRYIEAIRQHDLTFGIGPAGTGKTYLAMAMAASALMQKRVKRIILTRPAVEAGEKLGFLPGDLAEKVNPYLRPLYDALHDMLDFDKVEQMRERGQIEVAPLAFMRGRTLNDSFVILDEAQNATSEQMRMFLTRLGFGSKACVTGDITQTDLPTGARSGLREASELLATISGIAFCTFTDADVVRHSLVQKIVVAYERRDAELRRQADDRRGNGGSTDSEDDIE; encoded by the coding sequence ATGAATGCCCCCCCCTACAGCGAGAGCTTGGAAGTCGAAAACACCTCCGTGCTCATGGCGCTGTCGGGACCGCAGAGCGAGTTGTTGGGCGAGCTGTCGCGCCAGAGCGGCGCGGAGGTGAGCCTGCGCGGCAACACGATCTATCTGTCTGGTGAGGAGCGTGACGTGCGCGTCGCGCACCGTTTTCTCTCGGACGTCGCACACCTAGTGAGCAAGGGCTACGAGATCGGCCCCAACGACGTGGCGCGGACGGTGCGCGGGCTCCGCGACGATCCCCAGAGCACGCTGATCGACCTCATCGACGAGGTCGTGCTGATCACGCCGCGTCGCAAGCCCATCGCGCCCAAGGGACAAGCGCAGCGGCGCTACATCGAGGCGATTCGCCAGCACGACCTCACCTTCGGCATTGGCCCCGCCGGAACCGGAAAGACCTATCTCGCGATGGCGATGGCCGCGAGCGCGCTGATGCAGAAGCGCGTCAAGCGCATCATCCTCACCCGCCCCGCGGTGGAAGCCGGGGAAAAGTTGGGGTTCTTACCCGGCGACCTCGCAGAGAAGGTGAATCCCTACTTGCGCCCGCTGTACGACGCCCTGCACGACATGTTGGACTTCGACAAGGTCGAGCAGATGCGCGAGCGCGGGCAGATCGAGGTTGCGCCGCTCGCGTTCATGCGAGGCCGAACCTTGAACGACTCCTTCGTCATTCTGGACGAGGCCCAGAACGCCACCTCCGAGCAGATGCGCATGTTCCTCACGCGCCTTGGCTTCGGCTCCAAGGCGTGCGTGACTGGCGACATCACCCAGACAGACCTGCCCACGGGCGCTCGCAGCGGCCTGCGCGAGGCCAGCGAGCTCTTGGCGACGATTTCTGGCATCGCGTTTTGCACCTTCACGGACGCGGACGTCGTGCGCCATTCCCTGGTGCAAAAGATCGTCGTAGCCTACGAGCGGCGCGACGCCGAGCTGCGACGGCAAGCTGATGACCGCCGAGGCAACGGTGGGTCGACGGACTCCGAGGACGACATAGAATGA
- a CDS encoding penicillin-binding transpeptidase domain-containing protein — MRGFSRWIGIGAAAGLIFALVPVVRGDIALEGALRKLAPRAEKANAGPNLDGLDLTRLDMRPRRVLAPLSDGRHAELTLDPVIQRAALSEMKKYRVPEAGVVVADVKTGNLLAYASYVNEGAKFDVNARAEPPAASVFKVITSAALVEKAGLNHKTEQCYRGGRSRIMADELQEDPSRDKWCATLAMAMGRSLNVVFGRLAQKHLTPEDVTAMGGAFGFGAPVPFAIANEAPTIEIPNDPLEFARASAGFWHTTLSPLAAMTIAQSVANGGVALEPRLVASVHRGKEKLWEETREPTVLRRSVKPETAAELTQMMIQTTQNGSAFKSFHDTRGRPFLPDITVAGKTGTLTKYKANRHYTWFIGFAPANKPEVAISALVVNTPTWRIKGPELARNVLRAYFAKKGAKGVTPP; from the coding sequence ATGCGAGGTTTCAGCCGATGGATTGGCATCGGGGCAGCGGCGGGCCTCATTTTCGCCCTCGTCCCCGTCGTGCGGGGCGACATTGCGCTCGAAGGTGCCCTGCGGAAGTTGGCGCCCCGGGCGGAAAAGGCGAACGCCGGGCCCAACCTGGACGGTCTCGATCTCACGCGTCTCGACATGCGCCCGCGTCGTGTGCTCGCGCCCCTGTCCGACGGTCGCCATGCCGAGCTGACCCTGGATCCCGTGATTCAGCGCGCAGCCCTCTCTGAGATGAAGAAGTACCGCGTGCCCGAGGCTGGCGTCGTGGTCGCCGACGTGAAGACAGGGAATCTGCTCGCCTACGCCAGCTACGTGAACGAAGGTGCCAAGTTCGACGTCAATGCTCGCGCCGAGCCCCCGGCGGCCAGCGTGTTCAAAGTGATCACCAGCGCGGCGCTCGTGGAGAAGGCTGGGCTGAACCACAAGACCGAGCAGTGCTACCGCGGTGGCCGCAGTCGAATCATGGCGGACGAGCTGCAGGAGGATCCCTCGCGCGACAAGTGGTGCGCGACGCTGGCCATGGCGATGGGAAGAAGTCTGAACGTCGTATTTGGCCGATTGGCGCAGAAGCATTTGACGCCTGAAGACGTGACCGCGATGGGCGGCGCTTTTGGATTCGGCGCACCAGTTCCCTTCGCCATTGCCAACGAAGCGCCAACCATCGAGATCCCCAACGACCCCTTGGAGTTCGCCCGGGCCAGCGCTGGCTTCTGGCACACCACCCTCTCGCCCCTGGCGGCAATGACCATCGCGCAGTCCGTGGCCAACGGTGGGGTTGCCCTCGAGCCGCGACTGGTGGCCAGCGTCCACCGGGGCAAGGAAAAGCTCTGGGAGGAGACGCGAGAGCCGACGGTGCTCCGCCGTTCAGTGAAACCCGAGACCGCGGCAGAGCTGACCCAGATGATGATTCAGACCACCCAGAACGGGTCCGCATTCAAGAGCTTCCACGACACCCGCGGCCGCCCCTTCTTGCCGGACATCACCGTGGCGGGAAAGACGGGCACGCTCACGAAGTACAAGGCGAACCGGCACTACACGTGGTTCATCGGCTTTGCGCCCGCCAACAAGCCCGAGGTCGCGATTTCTGCGCTTGTGGTCAACACTCCTACCTGGCGCATCAAGGGGCCGGAGCTCGCGCGAAACGTGCTGCGTGCCTACTTTGCTAAGAAAGGCGCCAAGGGCGTGACGCCGCCCTGA